The Streptomyces sp. NBC_00306 sequence CGATCAGGGCGACCGCGCCCAGGGCGGCCGTCCAGCGCCGCCGTCGGGCGGATCTTCGGGCAACTGGTCTTCGAGCGGTTGGTCTTCGGGTGTCCGACGCCATGTGATGGCCCCCTTCGGGAGGGATGCAGGGGGCCATTGACGGGTCGCCGTCGCAAGAAGTCAATGCCGTCGAACAGCCCTGCCTGATGACCCATCAGATGCTGTCAAGATCCGGACCGTCCGTCTCGCCATGATCTGCGTATGCGCAGGCCGGAAGGGGAATCGCCGCCACCGGGAAGGTCCGTACCGGGCGGCACGGGTCGCGGGGCCCGGCCGGACCACTCGAACAGGAGCGGGGCCCGGCTTCGCCTCGGCGGGCCGGGCACGGCCGTCTCAGCCAGCGGTGACCGTGGCCCTGAGGCCGCCGTCGGGGCCCGCGAGCAGCACCGGCGTCTGCGGTCCCGCGAGGTCGCGGACCGCCGCACGGTCCGCGTCCGCCACGGCGTCCGCGTCGCCGACGACCGCCGCGGCCTCCAGCGACGTCGCACCACTCGCGACGGCCATCGCGACCGCCGTCTGCAGCGCGCTCAGCTTCAGCGACTCCAGCGCCACCGTGCCCGCGGCGTACGTGCGGCCGGTCTCGTCCCGTACCGCCGCGCCCTCCGGCACACCGTTGCGGGCGCGTACGCTGCGCGCCAGAGTGATGATCTTGCGGTCCTCGGGGTCGAGGT is a genomic window containing:
- a CDS encoding cytidine deaminase; this translates as MTQSTDLDPEDRKIITLARSVRARNGVPEGAAVRDETGRTYAAGTVALESLKLSALQTAVAMAVASGATSLEAAAVVGDADAVADADRAAVRDLAGPQTPVLLAGPDGGLRATVTAG